In Xiphophorus hellerii strain 12219 chromosome 4, Xiphophorus_hellerii-4.1, whole genome shotgun sequence, a single genomic region encodes these proteins:
- the onecut1 gene encoding hepatocyte nuclear factor 6 isoform X2, with protein MNAQLSMENIGDLHGVSHESVAGHGELLSGHSPHSRPSPRGLSHRAMGMATLLDSGDYHPGHPGHLHPAISMCEAPHGMSASTTYTTLTPLQPLPPISTVSDKFPPHHHHHHHPHHPHPHPHQRLPGNVSGSFTLMREDRSLAPMNSLYPAYHHKDPCMGQSLSPLSGSGLASIHTSQAGIPPYAHPGAAMPGEKMLTPSGFEAHHPAMLSRHAEQHMTSSAGMVQLNGLHHHPHAHLGAQGHGQGLGSNREQASGPGHQGGGGGGGGGGGGGGGVSGGQMEEVNTKEVAQRITTELKRYSIPQAIFAQRVLCRSQGTLSDLLRNPKPWSKLKSGRETFRRMWKWLQEPEFQRMSALRLAACKRKEQDHGRSERGNVTKKPRLVFTDVQRRTLHAIFKENKRPSKELQLTIAQQLGLELATVSNFFMNARRRSLDKWVDDGSGHAANSGPNVCAKA; from the exons ATGAACGCGCAGCTGTCGATGGAGAACATAGGCGACCTGCACGGAGTGAGCCATGAGTCCGTCGCCGGCCACGGAGAGCTGCTGAGCGGCCACAGTCCGCACTCCCGCCCGAGCCCGCGGGGTCTGAGCCACCGCGCTATGGGCATGGCCACCCTACTGGACAGCGGAGACTATCACCCCGGGCACCCGGGACACCTGCATCCAGCCATCAGCATGTGCGAAGCCCCCCACGGCATGAGCGCGAGCACCACTTACACCACCCTGACCCCCCTGCAGCCCTTACCTCCCATCTCTACCGTGTCCGACAAGTTTCCCCcccatcaccaccaccaccaccatccccACCATCCGCACCCGCACCCGCACCAGCGGCTCCCCGGGAACGTCAGCGGCAGCTTCACGTTGATGCGGGAGGACCGCAGCTTGGCGCCCATGAACAGTCTGTATCCCGCGTACCATCACAAAGACCCCTGCATGGGCCAGAGCCTCTCCCCGCTGTCTGGTTCTGGACTGGCCAGCATACACACGTCTCAGGCCGGCATCCCTCCATACGCTCACCCCGGCGCCGCCATGCCCGGCGAGAAGATGCTCACGCCCAGCGGGTTCGAGGCTCACCATCCGGCCATGCTCAGCAGACACGCCGAGCAGCACATGACCTCCTCCGCCGGGATGGTGCAACTCAACGGCCTGCATCATCACCCGCACGCCCACCTCGGCGCGCAGGGCCACGGCCAGGGGCTGGGTAGCAATCGGGAGCAGGCCTCCGGGCCTGGGCACCAAGGTggcggcggaggaggaggaggcggcggcggtggtggtggtggtgtttCTGGGGGACAGATGGAGGAGGTGAATACCAAAGAAGTCGCGCAGAGGATCACCACGGAGCTGAAGCGCTACAGCATCCCTCAGGCCATCTTTGCTCAGCGGGTCCTGTGCAGGTCTCAGGGGACCCTGTCCGACCTGCTGAGGAACCCCAAGCCCTGGTCGAAGCTCAAGTCCGGCAGAGAGACGTTTCGTCGCATGTGGAAGTGGCTGCAGGAGCCTGAGTTCCAACGCATGAGCGCACTCAGGCTCGCAG CATGCAAGCGCAAGGAGCAGGACCACGGCAGAAGCGAGCGAGGGAACGTGACCAAGAAGCCCCGGCTGGTGTTCACGGACGTGCAGCGGCGGACGCTCCACGCCATCTTCAAGGAGAACAAGCGTCCGTCCAAGGAGCTGCAGCTCACCATCGCCCAGCAGCTGGGCCTCGAGCTGGCCACGGTCAGCAACTTCTTCATGAACGCTCGGCGCCGGAGCCTGGACAAGTGGGTGGACGACGGTTCCGGTCACGCAGCCAACTCGGGGCCCAACGTCTGCGCCAAAGCCTGA
- the onecut1 gene encoding hepatocyte nuclear factor 6 isoform X1 — protein sequence MNAQLSMENIGDLHGVSHESVAGHGELLSGHSPHSRPSPRGLSHRAMGMATLLDSGDYHPGHPGHLHPAISMCEAPHGMSASTTYTTLTPLQPLPPISTVSDKFPPHHHHHHHPHHPHPHPHQRLPGNVSGSFTLMREDRSLAPMNSLYPAYHHKDPCMGQSLSPLSGSGLASIHTSQAGIPPYAHPGAAMPGEKMLTPSGFEAHHPAMLSRHAEQHMTSSAGMVQLNGLHHHPHAHLGAQGHGQGLGSNREQASGPGHQGGGGGGGGGGGGGGGVSGGQMEEVNTKEVAQRITTELKRYSIPQAIFAQRVLCRSQGTLSDLLRNPKPWSKLKSGRETFRRMWKWLQEPEFQRMSALRLAGERSLACKRKEQDHGRSERGNVTKKPRLVFTDVQRRTLHAIFKENKRPSKELQLTIAQQLGLELATVSNFFMNARRRSLDKWVDDGSGHAANSGPNVCAKA from the exons ATGAACGCGCAGCTGTCGATGGAGAACATAGGCGACCTGCACGGAGTGAGCCATGAGTCCGTCGCCGGCCACGGAGAGCTGCTGAGCGGCCACAGTCCGCACTCCCGCCCGAGCCCGCGGGGTCTGAGCCACCGCGCTATGGGCATGGCCACCCTACTGGACAGCGGAGACTATCACCCCGGGCACCCGGGACACCTGCATCCAGCCATCAGCATGTGCGAAGCCCCCCACGGCATGAGCGCGAGCACCACTTACACCACCCTGACCCCCCTGCAGCCCTTACCTCCCATCTCTACCGTGTCCGACAAGTTTCCCCcccatcaccaccaccaccaccatccccACCATCCGCACCCGCACCCGCACCAGCGGCTCCCCGGGAACGTCAGCGGCAGCTTCACGTTGATGCGGGAGGACCGCAGCTTGGCGCCCATGAACAGTCTGTATCCCGCGTACCATCACAAAGACCCCTGCATGGGCCAGAGCCTCTCCCCGCTGTCTGGTTCTGGACTGGCCAGCATACACACGTCTCAGGCCGGCATCCCTCCATACGCTCACCCCGGCGCCGCCATGCCCGGCGAGAAGATGCTCACGCCCAGCGGGTTCGAGGCTCACCATCCGGCCATGCTCAGCAGACACGCCGAGCAGCACATGACCTCCTCCGCCGGGATGGTGCAACTCAACGGCCTGCATCATCACCCGCACGCCCACCTCGGCGCGCAGGGCCACGGCCAGGGGCTGGGTAGCAATCGGGAGCAGGCCTCCGGGCCTGGGCACCAAGGTggcggcggaggaggaggaggcggcggcggtggtggtggtggtgtttCTGGGGGACAGATGGAGGAGGTGAATACCAAAGAAGTCGCGCAGAGGATCACCACGGAGCTGAAGCGCTACAGCATCCCTCAGGCCATCTTTGCTCAGCGGGTCCTGTGCAGGTCTCAGGGGACCCTGTCCGACCTGCTGAGGAACCCCAAGCCCTGGTCGAAGCTCAAGTCCGGCAGAGAGACGTTTCGTCGCATGTGGAAGTGGCTGCAGGAGCCTGAGTTCCAACGCATGAGCGCACTCAGGCTCGCAGGTGAGCGAAGCCTCG CATGCAAGCGCAAGGAGCAGGACCACGGCAGAAGCGAGCGAGGGAACGTGACCAAGAAGCCCCGGCTGGTGTTCACGGACGTGCAGCGGCGGACGCTCCACGCCATCTTCAAGGAGAACAAGCGTCCGTCCAAGGAGCTGCAGCTCACCATCGCCCAGCAGCTGGGCCTCGAGCTGGCCACGGTCAGCAACTTCTTCATGAACGCTCGGCGCCGGAGCCTGGACAAGTGGGTGGACGACGGTTCCGGTCACGCAGCCAACTCGGGGCCCAACGTCTGCGCCAAAGCCTGA